Proteins from one Anopheles nili chromosome 2, idAnoNiliSN_F5_01, whole genome shotgun sequence genomic window:
- the LOC128720789 gene encoding putative serine protease K12H4.7 — MFLKITVISVLFALAVVAEDDRAPVGRSTRLLGGLQRHLAKPAITQEYVSSGSRTTGDRFRTKIDHFNPQSRDTFEFSYFSNDEFYQPGGPIFIFVGGNFPLTTYYIEHGLFHEIAARDHAWLFTNEHRYYGTSTPVEDYSTENLRFLKSEQALMDLVEWIDHLRHNVVRDSNARVILLGVGYAGALATWARQRFPSIVDGAWGAGATVLASFDFQEHAGDVGEIIRRFGGDDCYSTLWVAFRTAQYLLDAGRDETVTQLLNTCEPLEPGSLLDVETLFYHLKLAIQDAMLDEQNTDKIQSVCESMLNATQDTALEHLAHWLNVYYANLPCNPFDFDTNMAAGQVLEPGAVENAILGLRQTQYQACTEFGWFRTTDLDEQPFGDRVTMHFFLSACRALFGEWVSDAVIYDGVRLTNLHYGGQDPRSTNVLFTNGQLDPNRLVSITQYVNPLSYAYVAPNEFLYSELYSIGEQDSPELATIKRSIQQYVLLWQGDGLTPV, encoded by the exons ATGTTCCTCAAAATCACCGTCATTTCGGTGCTCTTCGCGTTGGCTGTGGTCGCGGAAGATGATCGTGCTCCAGTGGGCAGAAGTACGCGCCTTCTAGGTGGATTGCAACGGCACCTAGCCAAACCAGCAATCACGCAGGAGTACGTTTCGAGTGGATCACGAACCACGGGCGATCGCTTTCGCACAAAAATCGATCACTTCAATCCGCAGAGCCGGGACACGTTCGAGTTCAGTTACTTCTCGAACGATGAATTCTATCAGCCCGGTGGTCCCATCTTCATTTTTGTTGGTGGTAATTTCCCCTTGACTACGTACTACATCGAACATGGATTGTTCCATGAGATAGCCGCTCGGGATCACGCGTGGCTCTTCACTAATGAGCACCGGTATTACGGCACCAGCACTCCGGTCGA GGACTACTCGACGGAGAACCTGCGCTTTCTCAAGTCCGAACAGGCGCTGATGGATCTAGTGGAGTGGATCGATCACCTACGCCACAATGTGGTGCGTGATTCGAATGCACGTGTGATTCTGCTGGGTGTAGGATACGCCGGTGCTCTTGCCACGTGGGCTCGTCAGCGTTTCCCGAGCATCGTAGATGGAGCCTGGGGTGCTGGAGCAACCGTTTTGGCGAGCTTCGATTTCCAGGAGCACGCCGGTGATGTCGGTGAGATAATCCGACGTTTCGGAGGTGATGACTGTTACAGCACACTGTGGGTCGCTTTCCGTACGGCTCAGTACCTGCTAGACGCTGGCCGGGACGAGACAGTCACGCAACTACTCAACACCTGCGAACCACTCGAACCGGGTAGCCTGCTCGATGTGGAGACACTGTTCTACCACCTGAAGCTGGCCATACAGGACGCGATGCTTGACGAACAGAACACGGACAAGATCCAGTCGGTGTGTGAGAGCATGCTAAATGCGACACAGGACACGGCTCTGGAACACCTTGCGCACTGGCTGAACGTGTACTACGCCAATCTGCCTTGCAATCCGTTCGACTTCGACACCAACATGGCCGCTGGCCAGGTGCTGGAACCGGGTGCGGTCGAGAATGCGATCCTTGGCTTGCGCCAGACACAGTACCAGGCATGCACCGAGTTCGGGTGGTTCAGAACGACCGATCTGGATGAGCAACCGTTTGGGGATCGCGTGACAATGCACTTCTTCCTGTCAGCGTGCCGAGCACTGTTCGGTGAGTGGGTGTCCGATGCCGTCATCTACGATGGCGTACGTCTGACAAACCTTCACTACGGTGGACAGGATCCTCGCTCGACGAACGTGCTGTTCACGAACGGACAACTCGACCCGAATCGGTTGGTCTCGATCACGCAGTACGTGAATCCGCTCAGCTACGCGTATGTGGCACCAAATGAGTTCCTTTACTCGGAGTTATACTCGATCGGCGAGCAGGATTCGCCCGAGTTGGCCACCATCAAGCGCAGCATCCAACAGTACGTGCTGCTCTGGCAGGGCGACGGTTTGACACCCGTGTAA
- the LOC128731748 gene encoding uncharacterized protein LOC128731748 produces MVGLLQLSSGYVYQCEPGTDPTQCRMWNLEYDESAIQKHPERLPTVNISSTVRTIWLMFDHYYYTRHEMMTRYDVQLHSKILRDPSSVLLVDYQIKSIVIPESLSMGDFRNNFITEVETVPNRTYALQYLDLSHNNLRNVGNLTWLTQLKTLNLNRNRLNSVNPDTFSRMYDLQYLYLGDNSFFIVNLHHLPKTLTVLSLARNYLRKLTLSELSLPALRELDLENNQMTELDLAALFKAFPALELLPIEYNAFPQEDAQRIIAGLKLHNVSLIVGHVSGDNVRCDSDEYRVDNLCFSYPIMGFRSVWKAIVLLSLMVFAVIAFVQSVRWVWHQMRY; encoded by the coding sequence ATGGTTGGCCTTCTGCAACTCAGCTCCGGTTACGTTTACCAGTGCGAACCAGGTACCGATCCAACGCAGTGTAGAATGTGGAACCTAGAGTACGACGAAAGCGCGATCCAGAAACATCCCGAGAGACTGCCGACGGTGAACATTTCGTCCACGGTCCGTACCATCTGGCTGATGTTCGACCATTACTACTACACCCGGCACGAGATGATGACTCGCTACGATGTACAGCTTCACTCGAAAATATTGCGTGATCCTTCCAGCGTCCTGCTGGTGGACTATCAGATAAAAAGCATCGTCATACCGGAATCGCTTTCAATGGGCGATTTCAGGAACAATTTCATCACGGAGGTCGAAACCGTACCAAACCGCACGTATGCTTTGCAGTACCTTGACCTATCGCACAACAACCTCAGGAATGTGGGCAACCTGACCTGGCTAACGCAGCTAAAGACGCTTAACCTCAACCGCAATCGGCTCAACAGCGTCAACCCAGACACATTCTCGCGCATGTACGATCTGCAATATCTCTACCTGGGTGATAACAGCTTCTTCATCGTCAATCTGCACCATCTGCCCAAGACACTGACCGTGTTGTCGCTGGCACGAAACTACCTGCGTAAATTAACGCTATCCGAATTGTCACTGCCCGCCCTGCGAGAGCTAGACCTCGAGAACAACCAAATGACGGAGCTCGACCTGGCGGCGTTGTTCAAGGCATTCCCGGCTTTGGAGCTGTTGCCGATCGAATATAACGCCTTCCCACAAGAGGACGCCCAGCGTATTATTGCCGGCCTGAAACTGCACAACGTGTCCTTGATCGTAGGACATGTGAGTGGTGACAACGTCCGGTGCGACTCGGACGAGTACCGCGTTGACAACCTGTGCTTCTCTTACCCAATCATGGGCTTCCGGTCGGTGTGGAAGGCGATCGTGCTACTATCCTTGATGGTGTTTGCAGTGATCGCGTTCGTCCAGAGCGTGCGCTGGGTGTGGCACCAGATGCGGTACTGA